From Camelina sativa cultivar DH55 chromosome 20, Cs, whole genome shotgun sequence, the proteins below share one genomic window:
- the LOC104771328 gene encoding enoyl-[acyl-carrier-protein] reductase [NADH], chloroplastic, whose product MAATAASSLQIATRRPSISSPCKVLKAGTYIVGANPGNASWDKLSCTGHLSNLGCLKNHSAVPTSKRPFCFSTKAMSESSENKAPAGLPIDLRGKRAFIAGIADDNGYGWAIAKSLAAAGAEILVGTWVPALNIFETSLRRGKFDQSRVLPDGSLMEIKKVYALDAVFDNPEDVPEDVKTNKRYAGSSNWTVQEAAECVKKDFGSIDILVHSLANGPEVSKPLLETSRKGYLAAISASSYSFVSLLRHFLPIMNPGGASISLTYIASERIIPGYGGGMSSAKAALESDTRVLAYEAGRKQNVRVNTISAGPLGSRAAKAIGFIDTMIEYSYNNGPIQKTLTADEVGNAAAFLASPLASAITGATIYVDNGLNAMGVALDSPVFRDLNSKN is encoded by the exons TGCAAAGTTCTTAAAGCAGGGACCTACATTGTCGGTGCCAATCCTGGAAACGCTTCATGGGATAAACTTAGCTGCACTGGCCATTTATCGAACCTTGGATGTTTGAAAAACCACAGTGCTGTTCCAACTTCTAAAAGACCCTTTTGTTTTTCCACAAAGGCGATGTCCGAGTCCAGTGAAAATAAGGCTCCTGCAGGGCTTCCAATTGATTTGAGAG GGAAAAGGGCTTTCATTGCTGGTATAGCTGATGATAATGGATATGGTTGGGCCATAGCGAAATCACTTGCTGCTGCTGGAGCTGAAATATTGGTTGGGACATGGGTTCCT GCACTTAATATTTTTGAGACAAGCCTGAGACGTGGAAAGTTCGACCAGTCACGAGT GTTGCCAGACGGATCTCTGATGGAGATTAAGAAGGTTTATGCTTTGGATGCTGTGTTTGACAATCCTGAAGATGTGCCTGAAGAT GTGAAAACGAATAAGCGATATGCAGGATCATCAAACTGGACCGTACAG GAAGCTGCTGAATGTGTGAAAAAAGATTTTGGAAGCATCGACATTCTTGTCCATTCCCTTGCAAATGGGCCAGAG GTTAGCAAACCTCTTCTGGAGACATCGAGGAAAGGCTATCTCGCTGCTATCTCTGCTTCAAGTTACTCCTTTGTTTCCTTGCTCAGGCATTTTCTGCCAATCATGAACCCAG GAGGTGCTTCAATATCTCTTACTTACATTGCCTCTGAGAGGATCATTCCTGG gtatggtggaggaatgagtTCTGCCAAAGCCGCACTAGAGAGTGATACACGA GTGCTTGCATATGAAGCTGGAAGGAAACAAAACGTTAGGGTCAACACCATCTCTGCAG GTCCTTTGGGAAGCCGAGCAGCAAAAGCGATCGGGTTCATAGACACCATGATTGAGTATTCCTACAATAATGGGCCTATCCAGAAAACACTGACCGCCG ATGAAGTCGGTAATGCAGCAGCCTTCTTGGCATCGCCACTGGCCTCGGCAATAACAGGTGCAACCATCTATGTGGACAATGGCTTGAATGCAATGGGCGTTGCACTGGACAGCCCGGTTTTTAGAGACCTCAACAGCAAAAATTAG